The Candidatus Omnitrophota bacterium genomic interval TTATAACAAGCTTAAAGATATACTGGAGGCGCGCAATATAAGGTTGGTTTGTATGCAGTATCCTATGCGTAGCCTGGGGCCGTTGAAAGAGATATTTAAGGACACCGGGGGAATGATATTTGTGGATAACCGGCGGGTATTCGCTGAAGCAATAGAGAGGGATGGGTACAAGACATATTTTTTAGATATGTTCGGGGGCGACTTCGGACATTGCACCCCTCAAGGCTGCCGTCTTATGGCGGAGAATATCGCCGGGGTTGTATTAAAGGAGTTGCGCGTTAAATAGCGGATATTTAACGCGCGCAATAATCCTTGCGGATGAACGCGGTTAATGTAAATTCATTAACAAAACGCCAAACCTTTAATTTATGGCCAAAGAAAAAGTTATAGTAGTTATGCCGGCTTATAACGCGGCGTCCACCCTGGAGAGGACTATAAACGATATTCCTCCCGGCAGTGTCGACGAAATTATCCTTGTGGATGACGCGAGCCGGGACAATACCGTAGATATAGCCAAACGCCTGGGTTTGACCGTTGTCGAGCATCAAAATAATCTCGGCTATGGAGCCAATCAGAAGACCTGTTATGGATTGGCGTTGAGCAAAAAAGCGGATTATGTGGTAATGATACATCCGGATTATCAATACGACAGCCGGCTGATCAATTCCGCGATCGATATCTTGAGGCTGGGAGTCTGTGATGTTCTCCTGGGGAACCGCGTCAGGACGAGAAAAGAATGCCTGGCGTCAGGGATGCCATTGTATAAATATCTCGCCAACCGGTTCCTGACTATTATCGACAATTTTGCCCTCGGTCAGAATCTGGGAGAGTTCCATTCGGGGTTCCGGGCTTACCGCAGGGGGGTATTAGAAACAATACCTTTTCATAATAATTCCGATGATTTTGTTTTCGATGCGCAATTATTGATCCAGGCTGTCCATTTTGGATTCACTATAGGGGACATACCCATACCGGTGCGTTATTTTAAAGAGGCGTCTTCTATCCGGTTATGGCGCAGCGTGATCTACGGGCTGCAATCTTTAGGGGTTTTAACGGTTTTTTACCTTCACCGGCTGGGCCTTATAAAATCACCTCTTTTTAACCCAAAACAACCCCGTGTAAATGATAAGATATAGAGCGGCGTTTTTATGCGCCATTATCCTAATCTCCGGATTTTTCGCTGTCTATCCTTGTTTAAAGAACGGTTTTGTCAATTGGGACGATGATAAATATCTGACCGAGAA includes:
- a CDS encoding glycosyltransferase family 2 protein → MAKEKVIVVMPAYNAASTLERTINDIPPGSVDEIILVDDASRDNTVDIAKRLGLTVVEHQNNLGYGANQKTCYGLALSKKADYVVMIHPDYQYDSRLINSAIDILRLGVCDVLLGNRVRTRKECLASGMPLYKYLANRFLTIIDNFALGQNLGEFHSGFRAYRRGVLETIPFHNNSDDFVFDAQLLIQAVHFGFTIGDIPIPVRYFKEASSIRLWRSVIYGLQSLGVLTVFYLHRLGLIKSPLFNPKQPRVNDKI